AAGCACTGAAGAACAAAAGGGGAGAGATCTAATATTACAGCCAGCTGTGTCTCCTACTCCCTTCCAAGGACCCTCTTACCAGTTATGGGCTCCACATAGGCTGGGCAGGGCTTATCCAGCCGGGGCAACAGCAAGGCCCGCTCTTGGAGATGGTTATAGAAGGAATAGGCGGGTTGGACGGGAGCTGGAGGGAATACCTGTAGAAGAAATGAGGACAGTGACTTTGACAGGGAAGGAGAACACAGGCAGGAGGTAAAAGGGAGGGACACTGAGGGAAGGGAAcagaggtgggggaaggggagcACCAAGCACAACGTGCACCTTACCTCTGTATAACGCAACACTGGGTGAGTTCCCTGAATGGCAGACACAGTTAGTGGGAGACCCTCCAGCCCCCACAGCAGGCGGCTAAGGTCATCATAGCAACGCACAGCCAATGCCAGGGCCTCCTCACCTGTGTTGGAGGGCTGACGAAGAGAATACAGTCAGGAGCAGTCTGTGTCTTATAAAACCCAGCATCACCTAGGATCCTGCCATGACTCAGGCTATGGCAGGACCAGAGCACCCCCTGCTGGACACTAGAAAATGCAGCCTGGTTGAGGTAGAAAGCATTATTCCACATTCACTCCCTTATAACCCAGGCTCTTACCTCTTTGGGGCCTTGGATCAATGTGTCAAGGAATCCGCCCACATAGTGAACACAGGTATCTGGGATGTCAGCATGGCTGAAGGACACAAACACAATGAGAGCATCAGGGGCTATGCCCATCTAAAATGGCTGCCCTGACCACAGCAGCCTCTTCCCATGAAGATGCTAACACTCACAGTGCCAAGAGATGGGTGACCACTTGATGAGGAATAAGGCGCTTCTGAGACATTGAGGACGCATCCCAGACCACAGCTTCCCGGATGGCTCCATCCTGGAATCGTCTAAGTTCTGAGCGGGATCCCCAGAACTGACGAAAATCAGCTGCCTGGGAAAGCaaaggatgggaggagagagtaaGAAAGTTGGGGTGTAGTTCCATTGCACAGGACTGGCCTAATAACATGCCAAAGCCCTAAGCTCAGTTCCAAGCAATGAAAACGGACTGACTCAGAAACCTCAGGCCTCAGCTTGGGTAGCATGAGGTTGATccacccacccctcccccatgggCAGGCTGGGGCTCCACACCTCAGGCTGGTCAGCCTCTGGACCAAGATCAAGCACACTGGTCAGTCCCTCAGGTCGGAGGAGCAATCCCAGGGTCAGGGTCCCAGAGTCCTTGTGCTTCGGTGGATCTTGGTTTATATCCCACTGTAGGAATGTAAAAAACGTTGAGTTCAACTGGgcgatggtggtgcatgcctgtgatcccagcactggggaggcagagtcaggtggatctctgtgagtttgaggccagcctggtttacaaagcatatccaggacagccaagactacacagagaaaccctgtctcaaaaagacaaataaacaaatttttgCGTTCAACCCAAAAATTCCCACCTGGTCTTGGAACTAACCAGCTGGGTGGCATGACTTTTGTGACACTTAGGTCCCCCAGAAACTCCCCAATCTACATGGCCTCACCTCTAAGACTGGGGGTCGAGAGTGAGCCAGCAAGTACAGCCGGGACCCCAGACCCTGCTCCAAAATGGTGGTTAGTGGGCCCAAAATGGCTGAAATGTAGTCCCCACCATTGTCCTGCAGCTCTGGCCAAAGCTTTAGCCGGTGACATGCAGCCTGCAGGCGACTCAGTGGACGGAGACTGgagggcacagaaggacaaagaggAACAATCAAGACCCACTAGGCCCTTGACTCCTCATCCCTGATGACTCATGCTCTATGTCCTCCCCTAAACTCACTGGACAACATGGTCGAAAGCCCGGATCATGGGTTTAGGAGTCATCAACAGCAGCTGAAATCCATCATCAGCTTTGCTGTCCAGCAAGGCCATCGACAGTCGTGCCTCGTGCTGCACCTGGGCCATAGGGCAAGGAGAGACCACAGCTGTAACCCTCACTGGCTGAAGGGTCACATCTGGCTTCACACCTTGAACAGTAGCTTGTGGCTCCAGCACTGTCAAGGTAACAGACTCTGAGCTGGGACATACGGAGGATGCGGAAGCAGGAGCCCATTGGTACCTGTTTGTATGTAGAAGCTGTGACATCAGCACAGAGGTTGAGGCGGCCTGAAGAGTCCAGGAACACAACTGGGAAAACCTGGTGGAAGTCAGCCAGGGCtggctgggaagcagagagaagccaatCAGGGCTGAGCTTTACCTTCAGGCCTCTTGGCAAACACAGCTGCCCTTCCCCCACTCACCAAGGAGGGATCTGAACTGAGAGATAAACTGATCCCATTCACAGTCAGGTCCGTAGTAGCTAGAGTGAACCACAGAAGGTAGGTGTGTTAGAAGGGCCTTTGGGGACCCAGCCATCCCCCTCCCGCCCTCAACCTGGGTGGCAACAGCTGTCTGTCTCATATTGCGTTTTCTCATCTGTCTTGTGACATGGAATGAAAGAACCCCTGGCTTTTCCAGCCTGGCTGCATTACCCAGAAACTGCAGGACACTCCTCAGGACCTGGTAGCCGCTCATGCTGCTGTGAATCTTGTGTTTAGACACAAGGAAGGCAACCAGCATGGAGATAAGGAATCCATTAAATCCGCCCAGGCCCTGAAAGAGGGACATGACCAAACTGAGCCCAGAAGTCCATCACACAATGAGGGGAGAAAATTAGGCCACCTCCAACTCACCTTATCCAGCTCCCGCTGCCTCAGCCAAACCTTCAGAAGTGCCACACCATTCTTCAGGCCCTGGGCAGAGCCCAGCACAGCTGACAGTAGGTCCATTTGAGCCTTGAGAGCTGTGTCCTGCAGGATCCACGTGTTGTAGAGGGGGGTAGGGGGCTCTGGGCTagctggagaaaaaaacaaaataaagcctaTGAGAAAAAGAAGCCTCTATAAAGTCCTGTCCACCAACATATTTCAACAACAGTGCCTGCTCACCACTCTCTGGAGCACTCTGTCCTCGGTACCAGGCAGAGCGCACATTGTTCTTAGTTGGCAGCAGGCGGCAAGGGCGGAAGAAGTCCACAGGAGGGCATGGATGCAGACGCACAGTAACCAGGCGCTCATCCTTCCCTGGGGAAGAGACAAAGAACGTTCAGATTGTACAGCTCCTGGAACAAGAGGGATTCCCTTAACTCCCTCTCGTACCCAGGGACCCATGACTTCCCACCTTAGGATGAGACCAATGTCCCTCACCTGGCCTTGAAGCTTCTATTTCTACTCCCCTAGACCTTGAGGACCTTGTGCCCCCCTCCAGAGTTACTATCCCATACTGTGTGCTAAGCCCGGTATATGACTCCCACCATGTGGCCGTAGCAGCAGTGAAGGCTTCAGGTGGCAGCCTCTGCTGTAAGAGAATCGGACACTGCTGAAGAGGGGATCCTGGGCCAGGTGGTGAGCTAAGTGAGCCAGGTAAAGGGCTCGCTTGCGGAAGTAGCGCTGGTTCAGTCCATCTTTGTCTTGTAAGATTTCCTGGAGGGgtcagggaagaagagggaaggttgGACACAGAAGCGCTCATGGAGCTGGGGCTAGGTTGAGGCTAGGCTTAAGTTCCAGGGCTCACTGACTCCGGAGTGCCTAAACCAATTTTCAGACAATTTCATTCAATTTTCAGACAAAGCGCACAAAGTCCAAAAGGGATAGTAAAACAGGACCTAGAACCCATGTAGGGTCCACCCACCCTTATCAAGTGGTGGACCCTACATTCCCCAAACCATGGGCCTTACCCTGGGCATGGTCAGTGCCACATCGACATTGATGTCTGGTCGGACACAAGTACCCAGAAGGTAGCTGCCCACGACAGTGATCTGGGATGGAGGCAGGAAGCGGAAGGAGCCCTTCACACTATAGGGCACTTGGTGGAGGGGCACTCGAACCCCGGATGGAAGCCATGACTGGTCAGTAAGCTGTAAGGACAGAGATAGGAAACACATGGATCCTACTGCCTTCCTCACAAACCCCCTAATGTACATAGACAACATGCCACTACACTAAAAGCTAAACTGTCAATCTTCCATAAATGCCTTTTCCATGAAGACAATCTGATTGACAAAAACATCTAAACCACCATGATTTACTGGAGGGGTCAGGGAAGATTTACTGTTATTCATTTTCAGGCTAAGAATGGTgacatatacctgtaatcccagcatttggaaaggcAGAAAGATCGggaattcaaggtcaccctgaactgtaagagaccctgtcccaataaataaatacaaaaaataaaatacccattTTTACTTGGAAGAAAAGGTTTAGAACTgcatccagcactcaggatgctgaaGCAGAAGGACTGCCACCAGTCAGAGAAAAAGATGGATTATACAGTTAAGACACTatgtcaaaaaaaacaaaatgtggcTCAGCCCTCAATCTCCGTCCTTGGGGGCTGTGGCAGGACTATTAGGATATCAAGGCCAGCCATGGTTACATAAGCCtttgtacaaacaaacaaaaacctacaaaATTTATGTAAGACATATGTTTGTTGAGTaatgaatatataaagagctaggATCCTGGGTGCATTTTCTTGCATGAGTGATTTCCTGAGTACCCCAATCTCTCAGGAGAAGAGCAAACTGTGTCCCCCAGACACCTATCTTACCTCAGTCTCAGGGACTGGAGTCACTCTCTGAATCCTCTGGTTGACCTCCTTCAGGAAAGCATcaatcctctctttcttcttctctgacAGTCTTACTTCCTTCAGTAACTCCTCCACCTgtaagagagggaagggaagactgAGCCTCAGGATCCCAAGTAAACCCCTCTAATGTATGCCCTTGCTACCCAAGTACCTGCAAGCGAAGCAAGCTGGAGTGAAACAAGATTTCAGTTTCCCGGAGGCGATTCAGCTCCTCATTTGTAGGCTCCTTGTATAGTTCTGCCCGACTGAGCTTCACTGGCTGCAGGAAGCCTTCTGCAGGTGACTCAGCTTTTGCACGCTTTCTTGAGGAGGCCTTCTCCTTGCCCTCCCCTTCTAGGGCAAGTTCCATCACCTATGACCAGAGAGAAAAGCTAACATGAAATCGTGGGATCTATATCCATTGCATAAAGGCTTCATATACTCTACTTCCTCCCTTTCAGTGGGTATCGGATTTTTACGAAACTTTGATTATCCATCAATGGGAGAAATGTGACAGCACAGGTGTGCAGTCCTGCGTAGACTTGACTGAGTTAGTTTATTGGTCACTGCCTTGCCCAAAACCCTTGTGTTTCCAAATACCACAAATCTTCTGCTGAGACAGGCTTGAGCCTTTCCGAATATTACCTCTACTCCTGCTCTATCCTATCTGGCCAGGGCTAGCATCCCTAAAAATCTTTTTCCAATGATCTAACTTGGAAAAAAGTGGAAACACGATTCCTCCGGAGTGGGCCGCCCTGAAGTCCCTCACAGGACAGCTGCAGTCCGGCTCTGTAGCCAAGAAAGCACATTTTGAGCAACCAACCTCTAGCTCCCCTGTGGCCCCGCTCAGCTGCTCTCCGGTGGGGGCCGGCCCCATTTTCACCACAGATCACTCTCCCGCACCTGTGATTAAAGCCGGATGTACCGCATAGCTCCCCACGTGGGCCGTAACGCCAACTCCAAGGCGCAAACCCTGGACACAGGCTGCACCCACTGCAGGACCATTGGGCTAGTGCATGCTATCTCGCTCACTATTGGTCAGTTGCTCGAAGGGTCCGCCCATTGTGGGAGGGACCAAGCGAGGTCCTCTGCTTTACTGCGGCTTTGCGACACTCTTAGACCGGAAGTGCCGGTGACTCCAGCTGGTAGCGTTTTTTTCCTCACTTCCTTCTCTTGGAAGGGAAGAGGTGGTGCTTGCTGTGGCTTCCggtgtttttgttggtggtggtagtgtttttatttttgtctatttACCCTAGTGGTTCTTTGCACTAACTTATCGTGTCTTTGAGCAAGCCGTGTGATTTATACCTCCAAAATataccttgaatttttttttttaagatttattatgtatacaatgttgtgtctgcgtgtacacctgcatgccagaagatggcaccagatctcattatagatggtttggagccaccatgtggttgcagagaattgaactcagaacctctggaagagcagcaggtgctcttaacctctaagccacctctccagccctgttttttgtttttacagccAGATTTAGTTCAAGTATCTAGAATTCTAATATAGCTTCTTTCCAGCTTTTCCTTCTTATAATGTAAGATAACTTATTCAACCACTAAAACTTTAAACACAGAAACATCATAATAGTGAATTTCTAAATACTTCACATTTTCATTTAGTGTTAATATTTCGCCAAATttactttacttttatttatatatttaataatatatattattacaaAACCACTTGGACCTGGGCATGGAGGTTCATCCAATATCATTCAAGAGGCTGCACCAGAACTATAAGGGACACTTTCACAATGACACTTTGGCACCTACCTTTTAAGACCTCTTATCAGCCGGGCTCCGCACACAcctggcacttggaaggcagaggcaggctggtctacaaagtgagtccagtagagcccaggctacacagagtaaaccctgtcttgaaaaaaacaaaataaaacccctttaatcctagcacttaggcaGAGAATCTAGCtctgagcttaaggccagcctagtctacacagggAGTTTCAGGCCAGCGGAAGGGAGTAGTAAAGGAGAAGAGGAGGTCAGAAGTTGGCAGCTCAGGACATACAAGAccactcagtgggtaaaagcacctgCTACTCAGGCCTGGGGAGAAgtgacttctgcaagttgtcctcagacctccacagaTACCTGTGCGCatttactcacacacacaaaaaaagaaagggtaATTAAAGGGGGGAAAGAATTTTACTGTTATTTGGAAAACAAATAGCAGTAAAAAAAGAATTCTGCCCCTGGAGACAGCTGAGGATTAAAAGGTTgctcatggagaggacctaggtttggttcgcAGCATCCACACACAAAGAGGCTCACCActgctgcctgtaactccagttctaggacaTCTAGGACATCGGAAGCCCTCCTTTGGCACCAGACGCTCTCATAGTACACATAcctatatataaataatttttttgagtGAATCACTATGTACtcctggctagtctggaactcacagagatccaccttcctctggctCCTGACTGCTGAGATCAAAGACATAGACCATGCAAgtcattttaattactttatgtatatggatacacacacacctccatgtgcaactgtgcatgtgtatatggtgGAGGCCAAATGAGCAcacactggatctcctggaactgcagTGACAGAGGGTTGTGAGTCAGTATGTAGGTGATGGGAATTGAGCcagtggaagagcagccagagctcttagctgctgagctatctttccagtctTAAAAGTCaaatctcagggctggagagatggctcagaggttaagagcactggctgtccttcaaacacatgatggctcataatcatctataatgagttctggtgccctcttcttgcctgcaggcacaaatgcagacagaatattgtataaataaataaatacgaaGAAAGTAAATCTTAGCCCAGTGCACTCAGAAagacagtggcaggtggatcactgtgagttcgaggccagcctgatctacaaagtgagtctaggacagccaacgctacacagaaaa
This is a stretch of genomic DNA from Meriones unguiculatus strain TT.TT164.6M chromosome 1, Bangor_MerUng_6.1, whole genome shotgun sequence. It encodes these proteins:
- the Nol6 gene encoding nucleolar protein 6 isoform X1 — translated: MGPAPTGEQLSGATGELEVMELALEGEGKEKASSRKRAKAESPAEGFLQPVKLSRAELYKEPTNEELNRLRETEILFHSSLLRLQVEELLKEVRLSEKKKERIDAFLKEVNQRIQRVTPVPETELTDQSWLPSGVRVPLHQVPYSVKGSFRFLPPSQITVVGSYLLGTCVRPDINVDVALTMPREILQDKDGLNQRYFRKRALYLAHLAHHLAQDPLFSSVRFSYSRGCHLKPSLLLRPHGKDERLVTVRLHPCPPVDFFRPCRLLPTKNNVRSAWYRGQSAPESASPEPPTPLYNTWILQDTALKAQMDLLSAVLGSAQGLKNGVALLKVWLRQRELDKGLGGFNGFLISMLVAFLVSKHKIHSSMSGYQVLRSVLQFLATTDLTVNGISLSLSSDPSLPALADFHQVFPVVFLDSSGRLNLCADVTASTYKQVQHEARLSMALLDSKADDGFQLLLMTPKPMIRAFDHVVHLRPLSRLQAACHRLKLWPELQDNGGDYISAILGPLTTILEQGLGSRLYLLAHSRPPVLEWDINQDPPKHKDSGTLTLGLLLRPEGLTSVLDLGPEADQPEAADFRQFWGSRSELRRFQDGAIREAVVWDASSMSQKRLIPHQVVTHLLALHADIPDTCVHYVGGFLDTLIQGPKEPSNTGEEALALAVRCYDDLSRLLWGLEGLPLTVSAIQGTHPVLRYTEVFPPAPVQPAYSFYNHLQERALLLPRLDKPCPAYVEPITVLCYLEGSGQWPQDAEAVQRVRAAFQLRLAEVLTQQHRLQCRATATHTDVLKDGFVFRIRVAYQREPQILREVRSPEGMVSMRDTPASLRLDKDTRLLPLLTSALHGLQQQHPAFSGVARLAKRWVRAQLLGEGFTDESLDLVAAALFLHSEPFTPPSSPQVGFLRFLCLVSTFDWKNNPLIVNLNSELTAEEQVEIRSSFLAARTQLPVMVIITPQDRRSSVWTQDRPSAQILQQLISLAAKALPVLEKQLMDPWGPGDIRTVFRPSFDMYDVLIHLTPRHIPRHRQAVDTPAASFCRGLLAELGPSSLMPILGYDPPQLYLAQLREAFEDLALFFYDQHGGEVIGVLWKPSSFQPQPFKASSIKGRMVVSRGGELMMVPNIEAILEDFAVLGEGLVQAVEARSERWTV
- the Nol6 gene encoding nucleolar protein 6 isoform X2, coding for MELALEGEGKEKASSRKRAKAESPAEGFLQPVKLSRAELYKEPTNEELNRLRETEILFHSSLLRLQVEELLKEVRLSEKKKERIDAFLKEVNQRIQRVTPVPETELTDQSWLPSGVRVPLHQVPYSVKGSFRFLPPSQITVVGSYLLGTCVRPDINVDVALTMPREILQDKDGLNQRYFRKRALYLAHLAHHLAQDPLFSSVRFSYSRGCHLKPSLLLRPHGKDERLVTVRLHPCPPVDFFRPCRLLPTKNNVRSAWYRGQSAPESASPEPPTPLYNTWILQDTALKAQMDLLSAVLGSAQGLKNGVALLKVWLRQRELDKGLGGFNGFLISMLVAFLVSKHKIHSSMSGYQVLRSVLQFLATTDLTVNGISLSLSSDPSLPALADFHQVFPVVFLDSSGRLNLCADVTASTYKQVQHEARLSMALLDSKADDGFQLLLMTPKPMIRAFDHVVHLRPLSRLQAACHRLKLWPELQDNGGDYISAILGPLTTILEQGLGSRLYLLAHSRPPVLEWDINQDPPKHKDSGTLTLGLLLRPEGLTSVLDLGPEADQPEAADFRQFWGSRSELRRFQDGAIREAVVWDASSMSQKRLIPHQVVTHLLALHADIPDTCVHYVGGFLDTLIQGPKEPSNTGEEALALAVRCYDDLSRLLWGLEGLPLTVSAIQGTHPVLRYTEVFPPAPVQPAYSFYNHLQERALLLPRLDKPCPAYVEPITVLCYLEGSGQWPQDAEAVQRVRAAFQLRLAEVLTQQHRLQCRATATHTDVLKDGFVFRIRVAYQREPQILREVRSPEGMVSMRDTPASLRLDKDTRLLPLLTSALHGLQQQHPAFSGVARLAKRWVRAQLLGEGFTDESLDLVAAALFLHSEPFTPPSSPQVGFLRFLCLVSTFDWKNNPLIVNLNSELTAEEQVEIRSSFLAARTQLPVMVIITPQDRRSSVWTQDRPSAQILQQLISLAAKALPVLEKQLMDPWGPGDIRTVFRPSFDMYDVLIHLTPRHIPRHRQAVDTPAASFCRGLLAELGPSSLMPILGYDPPQLYLAQLREAFEDLALFFYDQHGGEVIGVLWKPSSFQPQPFKASSIKGRMVVSRGGELMMVPNIEAILEDFAVLGEGLVQAVEARSERWTV
- the Nol6 gene encoding nucleolar protein 6 isoform X3, with translation MGPAPTGEQLSGATGELEVMELALEGEGKEKASSRKRAKAESPAEGFLQPVKLSRAELYKEPTNEELNRLRETEILFHSSLLRLQVEELLKEVRLSEKKKERIDAFLKEVNQRIQRVTPVPETELTDQSWLPSGVRVPLHQVPYSVKGSFRFLPPSQITVVGSYLLGTCVRPDINVDVALTMPREILQDKDGLNQRYFRKRALYLAHLAHHLAQDPLFSSVRFSYSRGCHLKPSLLLRPHGKDERLVTVRLHPCPPVDFFRPCRLLPTKNNVRSAWYRGQSAPESASPEPPTPLYNTWILQDTALKAQMDLLSAVLGSAQGLKNGVALLKVWLRQRELDKGLGGFNGFLISMLVAFLVSKHKIHSSMSGYQVLRSVLQFLATTDLTVNGISLSLSSDPSLPALADFHQVFPVVFLDSSGRLNLCADVTASTYKQVQHEARLSMALLDSKADDGFQLLLMTPKPMIRAFDHVVHLRPLSRLQAACHRLKLWPELQDNGGDYISAILGPLTTILEQGLGSRLYLLAHSRPPVLEWDINQDPPKHKDSGTLTLGLLLRPEGLTSVLDLGPEADQPEAADFRQFWGSRSELRRFQDGAIREAVVWDASSMSQKRLIPHQVVTHLLALHADIPDTCVHYVGGFLDTLIQGPKEPSNTGEEALALAVRCYDDLSRLLWGLEGLPLTVSAIQGTHPVLRYTEVFPPAPVQPAYSFYNHLQERALLLPRLDKPCPAYVEPITVLCYLEGSGQWPQDAEAVQRVRAAFQLRLAEVLTQQHRLQCRATATHTDVLKDGFVFRIRVAYQREPQILREVRSPEGMVSMRDTPASLRLDKDTRLLPLLTSALHGLQQQHPAFSGVARLAKRWVRAQLLGEGFTDESLDLVAAALFLHSEPFTPPSSPQVGFLRFLCLVSTFDWKNNPLIVNLNSELTAEEQVEIRSSFLAARTQLPVMVIITPQDRRSSVWTQDRPSAQILQQLISLAAKALPVLEKQLMDPWGPGDIRFSGRPSTCMMY